One Candidatus Dormiibacterota bacterium genomic window, GGGCTCGTTGCGGGAGGCCGGCTGCAGGCTGCCGTCAGGATTTCGAAGCCCCGCGCCCACGGCGGCTGCTTTTGGAGTGGTGACCGCCCGCTCCAGCAGCGCGTCCACGCAGCCGGCATGCACGAAGGCGTCCGGGTTGAGTAGCAGCGCAAAAGGGGTCTCGACCAGCGCCAGGGCGGCGTTGACGCCTGCCGCGAATCCCAGGTTTTTCGTGTTCTTGATGATCCGCGTAGGCACGCCGCCGGCGTCGAACCGTTCCAGGCTGCCGTCGCTCGAGGCGTTGTCGATGACCAGCAGCTGCCACGGGGAGCGGGTATTCTCGGACAGGGCGCGCACGCACCTGGAGAGGTCGTCTCCAGAATTCCAGTTGACTACGCAGACCGTAACCGCTGGCCGATCCCTCTGGTTAGCCGCCCGCCGGCGACGAGCATTCCGAAGAAGACCCAGGTAAACCCGAGCCAGGTCCCGTCGGTGAACTCATAGGTCACGAGCAGCGCCAGCGCGGCGGCTACGAGGCCGAACAGGATGTAGTGCGTCGTCTCCCAGGTCACCACGGCCGAGCCCAGCGCACGGAACGCGGGCCGGGCGGCGGCAACCAGCGCCGCGAGAAGCAACAGGAACCCCACGATGCCCGTATCGAAAAGAATGTGGAGCGGGAGATTCCCGATCCAGCCGCCGGACGTCGCTCCAAGGAGGTAGACATACGAGCCCGTCCCATTGCCGAAAACGGGGCGATGCAGCCAGCCGTTCAGGGCGAGTCGGGCGACCTCGAATCGGCCCGTGAGCGACGACGTGCTCCCCGCCTGGAAGAAGCCTCGTCCGTGTTGCATGAAGACGGAACCACCCTTGACGCATCCCGGAGCCTGGGTTGGGTTGGAGGTTGCGGGTGGTGGCCCAGATGCCGGCCCCGCGCCGACTGTGGGTATCGCCGCTGCGGGCTGGCTCGAGCCTGGGGCGGCCATTGGACAATCGACGACCGACATTGCCGTCGCCAGCGCCAGGCCGACGGCGATTCCCGCCAGGCTGGGGTTGACGAAGTCGGCCAGGCGCCTGCGCCGCCCAAACAATCCCCGCCTCAGCGCGAACGCCAGCATGGAAAGCATCAGTAGTGGTCCAACCACCCAGACGACGCGCGTCGTGCTGATCACGAGCCCGGCGACGATGATGCCCATCGCGATCCGCAGAGCCCATGTTCGCCCGCGTGTCTGCGCGCCCGGGGACAGGCTGAGTGCAAACGCCAGCGCCCAGACGGTCAGCAGGTAGCTGGCGAAGATGTTGGGTTCCCACATCGTGCTCGCGACCCGCGGAGCAATGATCACAAGGTTGCCCGCGGCCGTGCCGTCGAAGGCGATGCCGACGTGCGAGTCGACCAGGGCGTACAGGATCGCCTCAACGATGCCGATGGCCGCCACGATCGTCCCAACCGCGATCCAGACGAGGGCGGCGCGAACGAGGTCCGCCCGAGTACGAATGAAGACAACCGCCAGGCCGTAGAGGGCGACCATGCCGACCAGCACCAGCGTCAGACGCAGACTTTCCCGCGGCGCCGGTGAAAAGACGAGGGACGAGAACGCCCCAACGGCCAGCCAGCCGGCGAGGCAGTATTCGATCAGGCCGATGCGCACCGGGGCGATGCGCCAGGTCACGATGGCCCAGACGGCCAGCACGACCGCGACGATCAGCTCCAGCCGGAGGTTGATGCCGTGCCAGCGGATGCCGAACCTGTCGGCGGAAACGGCTCCCACCAAAATGACGAGAGGTAGGAGTCTCAGCAGCTCGGTCGACATCGGCCGGCGATCCTCCGGCGTGGACGCTTCAGGTTCGTCGAGCGACCCCCAGGCAAGCGTCCGGGGCGCGCTCATTTCTGTCCAGCTTCCTCGCGAGCCGCTTCGGCCGCCGGCTGCGCCGTAGGGACTGTCGTCGGTGCCGGGACCGCAACCAGGATGAATTGGTAGGCGAACACCGATGGACGCAGCCCGGTGAGCCAGGCCCGCAGCCGTCGCTTGGACCGGGCCCAGACCCGGGTAACGCGGTTGAGCCCTTCCGACAGCGGGTACCCGTGGACACCCTCACGATGGACGACGGTGAAGCCCCCCTGGCGCAACATCTCCTGGGCCGTCTTCAACGTAAAGAAACGCAGGTGGGTCCGATCCATGATGCCCCAATCCTCATAGTCGAACTTCCCGAGGAGCAGGCGCAACCGTACTTTGAAGTGGCCGATGTTGGGAATCGACACCACGATCAGGCCGTCATCCGAGAGCTTTGGCCGCGCCATCCGAAGCACCATCACCGGGTCTGCCGTGTGCTCGAGCACATCGCCGAAGATCATGGCATCGACCTGCCGGCGGAGCTGGGTCCAGACCGCCGGGTCGTCGATGCTGCCCACGATGACTTGGTCGTAGTGCGGCCGCGCCTTGTCAGCCGCGCCCGGATCGATCTCGATGCCCGCGAGCCAGCGCGGTGGGCTGCTGCGGCGCAGGAACTCGCCGATGTACCCGACGGCGCATCCGACGTCGAGCACCGCCGCGCTCTCACGCGTCAGCCGCGCCAGCCGGTAGCGAGAATCCTCTGCCGTGGCCGCCACGCGCCCGACGTAAATAAACTCGTCCCGGTTGAACATGGGCACTGTCCAATTATGGCTGCCGAATAGAGGGGGTCGTACAAGCACCCGATGCTATGCTGGCAGACGGGATATGTCGGAGCCTCGCGCCGTCGCAACGGTCGATGCAGCGCCATCGGCGGAGTCCGACGCAAGCCCGAGCGGTTCGCGTTCGACCGGCATCGAGGTGCTGCGACAGCACCGCGTCGGCTTGATGGTCGTCGCCTACGACGCCGCGCGACACATCGAACGACTGCTGTCGCGCATTCCGGCGGATGTGGTCCACAACCTCACCGAGATCTTTGTGCTGGATGACTCGTCGACCGATAACACCTACGACGCCGCCGTTGCAGCCGGCAAGACCCTTGGCTTGACCAACCTTCGAGTTTTTCGGACACCCATGAACCGCGGCTATGGCGGAAACCAGAAGATCGGATACTCCTATGCCATCGACCGCGGCTTCGATTTTGTCGTGCTCCTGCACGGCGACGGACAGTATCCGCCCGAACTCATCCCGGAGCTACTTGCCCCGTTCAAGGATCACCGGGTGGACGCCGTGCTCGGGTCGCGGATGCTCAAGCCAAGAGACGCTCTGCGTGGTGGCATGCCGCTGTACAAATGGCTGGGTAATAAGGTGTTGACGGCCTTCGAGAATCTCGTCCTCTCCAGGCGCCTTTCGGAATTTCACACCGGGTACCGCGCCTTCCGGGTAGCCAACCTGCGCCGCGTCCCCTACCGATATGACAGCGACGACTTCCACTTCGATACCGAGATCCTGATTCAGCTGCTCTCCGCCCACAGCCGCATCGTCGAGGTTCCGATCCCGACCCACTACGGTGACGAGGTTTGCCATGTCAACGGGGTGCGATACGCCTGGGATTGCGCGAAGGCAGTTGTGAAATACCGGCTCTTCACGATGGGCCTCCTGTATGACCCGCTGCTCGATTTTTCCCTGTTCGACACCGAAACCTACTTCTTCAAGCGGGCCCCCAACTCGCTCCACCAGTACGTCCTCCGCCGCAATACCGGGCCGGGGCAGAGGGTCCTCGACCTCGGGGCCGCTGCCGGCTACATCAGCGCCGAGATCGCCAAGCGCGGAGCAAGCGTGGTCGCGGTCGATGCGACCGCGCCGGCGCACAGTGGGACGGCTCAAGCGGTCGCCTACGATCTCGATGCCGACTTCGACGCTTTCTTCGGGCCGAACCAATTCGATACCGTGATCGCCCTCGACGTCATCGAGCATCTCAATGAACCGGAGGCGGCCGTCCAGAAGATCGCGCGCGTGCTCAAGCCCGACGGGCGCCTGGTCGCAAGCACGGCAAACATTGGCTACTTCATCGTGCGCGGGCTCCTGCTGCTTGGGATCTTCAATTACGGAAAGCGAGGCATCCTCGACAAGACGCACAAGCGGTTGTTCACGGTCCGGTCCTTTCGGCGGCTGCTGCGGACCTACGGGTTTGCCGTCGAGGAAGTCCGTGGCTTTGGTCCTCCCATCCGGGACCTGATCTCGGATCGGGGCGCCTTTCGCCTGCTCGATTCGTTCCTGGGAACGCTGGCGAGAATCCTGCCAGGCCTGTTCGCCTACAACTACGTGATGATCGCACGACGCCTGCCGAGCCTCGAGGAGCTCTACACGGCGACGGTCGGTGAGGCGGCCCGCGTCGGCTAGCGTTTCCCCCGAGGACGCCGCGCTCGCCCGCGGTCTGCACCGGCTGCGTGCGCTGGGCCCGCGAGTTCTTCTGATCACCGCCGCCGCCGTGCTTGGGCTGATCGTCAAGATCGTCATCGACGCCACCACTTTCGGCACGAACGATATGTTCGCCTGGCGGAACTTCCTCCACGAGGCCCACCGGTTCGGTGGCATTGGCCTCTACCAGATGGATCCGCAATTCAACCACCCGCCGTTCATCATCACCTTCCTCTATGGCATCGGAGGCGCTACCCGCATCAGCGGCCTGCCCTTCCAGTTCTGGCTACGCCTCCCCGCAATTGCCGCTGACCTGGGGAGCCTCGTCCTGGTCTATCGCATCGCCCAGCGGGAGGGCCTCCAGGTGCGGACCTCGACGCTGGTGCTCCTGGCAATGGCACCCGCCTCGATCATGATCTCGGGCTTTCACGGCAATACTGACCCGGTGATGATCTTCTT contains:
- a CDS encoding class I SAM-dependent methyltransferase, whose translation is MFNRDEFIYVGRVAATAEDSRYRLARLTRESAAVLDVGCAVGYIGEFLRRSSPPRWLAGIEIDPGAADKARPHYDQVIVGSIDDPAVWTQLRRQVDAMIFGDVLEHTADPVMVLRMARPKLSDDGLIVVSIPNIGHFKVRLRLLLGKFDYEDWGIMDRTHLRFFTLKTAQEMLRQGGFTVVHREGVHGYPLSEGLNRVTRVWARSKRRLRAWLTGLRPSVFAYQFILVAVPAPTTVPTAQPAAEAAREEAGQK
- a CDS encoding bifunctional glycosyltransferase/class I SAM-dependent methyltransferase — protein: MSEPRAVATVDAAPSAESDASPSGSRSTGIEVLRQHRVGLMVVAYDAARHIERLLSRIPADVVHNLTEIFVLDDSSTDNTYDAAVAAGKTLGLTNLRVFRTPMNRGYGGNQKIGYSYAIDRGFDFVVLLHGDGQYPPELIPELLAPFKDHRVDAVLGSRMLKPRDALRGGMPLYKWLGNKVLTAFENLVLSRRLSEFHTGYRAFRVANLRRVPYRYDSDDFHFDTEILIQLLSAHSRIVEVPIPTHYGDEVCHVNGVRYAWDCAKAVVKYRLFTMGLLYDPLLDFSLFDTETYFFKRAPNSLHQYVLRRNTGPGQRVLDLGAAAGYISAEIAKRGASVVAVDATAPAHSGTAQAVAYDLDADFDAFFGPNQFDTVIALDVIEHLNEPEAAVQKIARVLKPDGRLVASTANIGYFIVRGLLLLGIFNYGKRGILDKTHKRLFTVRSFRRLLRTYGFAVEEVRGFGPPIRDLISDRGAFRLLDSFLGTLARILPGLFAYNYVMIARRLPSLEELYTATVGEAARVG